A portion of the Punica granatum isolate Tunisia-2019 chromosome 7, ASM765513v2, whole genome shotgun sequence genome contains these proteins:
- the LOC116212770 gene encoding coenzyme Q-binding protein COQ10 homolog, mitochondrial, translated as MKPFFSTLKAVGCLLSRRSGISRAIGAPGSNLQPGSCCNQYRCLSSIARFHPLSHYYRSIGALNELDSLPATVCSNSIVQRRRFLGCGDGEEGGVLSKVYEERRVLGYSPEQLFDVVAAVDLYDDFVPWCQRSEILRQHPDGSFDAELEIGFKFLVESYVSHVELKRPTSVKTTASRSNLFDHLINIWEFNPGPVPGSCSLYFLVDFKFQSPLYRQVASMFFKEVVARLVGSFNERCHLIYGPGVRVHEETYGQRS; from the exons ATGAAGCCATTCTTCTCGACGTTGAAGGCGGTTGGGTGTCTCCTATCTCGAAGAAGCGGCATCAGCCGTGCGATTGGGGCTCCTGGGAGCAATCTGCAGCCGGGGTCGTGCTGCAATCAGTACCGATGCTTGAGCAGCATTGCCCGCTTTCATCCTTTGTCTCACTACTATAGATCCATTGGAGCTCTGAATGAGCTCGACAGCCTGCCTGCGACGGTGTGCAGCAACAGCATTGTGCAGAGGAGGCGGTTTCTGGGTTGTGGAGATGGCGAGGAGGGAGGGGTTCTCTCGAAAGTCTATGAGGAGAGACGAGTCTTGGG GTATTCTCCGGAGCAGTTGTTTGATGTAGTTGCGGCGGTTGACTTGTATGATGATTTTGTTCCTTGGTGTCAGCGGTCGGAGATACTTAGACAGCATCCCGATGGATCGTTTGATGCTGAGCTGGAGATTGGTTTCAAATTTTTGGTGGAGAGCTATGTCTCtcatgttgagttaaaaaggCCAACTTCAGTAAAG ACAACAGCATCCCGGAGCAACCTCTTTGACCACTTGATAAACATATGGGAATTCAATCCAGGACCTGTCCCAGGATCTTGCAGCCTTTACTTTTTGGTGGATTTCAAGTTTCAGTCACCACTTTATCGTCAG GTGGCATCAATGTTTTTTAAGGAGGTGGTCGCCCGACTTGTCGGTTCATTTAATGAGAGGTGCCACTTGATATATGGGCCAGGAGTTCGAGTCCATGAGGAGACGTATGGGCAGAGGAGTTGA
- the LOC116213032 gene encoding cold-regulated protein 27-like isoform X2: MEAMNRADAETGSPAGGSMLQLSKGSGEEMSEFHETEPMPMEWTDEKHNLYLKSMEASFMNQLHDSMNLLSERFKNYNLSNIDSSLLRSNTDSPSGQFKVHQDGNWKKLSFKRPAADVSSDELLASPWIQHFRPVSKLSGMEHDNGRRIAASTGQVSVKGAISSASTRIVKPVLLCQSQLRHQAVGSNTDQNFACDDGEEET, encoded by the exons ATGGAAGCTATGAACAGAGCAGATGCCGAGACTGGCTCACCGGCTGGAGGATCTATGCTGCAGCTGTCTAAGGGCAGCGGAGAAGAAATGAGT GAGTTCCATGAGACCGAACCGATGCCGATGGAATGGACAGATGAGAAGCACAATTTGTATCTTAAATCCATGGAAGCCTCCTTCATGAACCAGTTACATGATTCTATGAATTTGCTCAGCGAGCGGTTTAAAAACTATAACTTGTCCAATATCGATTCAAGCCTATTACGTAGCAACACTGATTCGCCTTCTGGCCAG TTCAAAGTTCACCAAGACGGCAACTGGAAGAAGCTCAGTTTCAAGAGGCCTGCTGCTGATGTTTCATCTGATGAGCTCCTGGCAAGTCCATGGATTCAACACTTCAGGCCCGTTTCCAAGTTGTCGGGAATGGAACATGACAATGGTCGTAGAATTGCTGCATCCACAGGTCAGGTGAGTGTGAAGGGTGCCATCTCGTCAGCATCAACCAGAATTGTGAAACCGGTTCTTCTTTGTCAGTCTCAATTGCGCCATCAAGCTGTTGGCAGCAACACAG ATCAGAACTTTGCCTGCGATGATGGCGAAGAAGAAACCTGA
- the LOC116213032 gene encoding cold-regulated protein 27-like isoform X1 codes for MEAMNRADAETGSPAGGSMLQLSKGSGEEMSEFHETEPMPMEWTDEKHNLYLKSMEASFMNQLHDSMNLLSERFKNYNLSNIDSSLLRSNTDSPSGQFKVHQDGNWKKLSFKRPAADVSSDELLASPWIQHFRPVSKLSGMEHDNGRRIAASTGQVSVKGAISSASTRIVKPVLLCQSQLRHQAVGSNTEVSDQNFACDDGEEET; via the exons ATGGAAGCTATGAACAGAGCAGATGCCGAGACTGGCTCACCGGCTGGAGGATCTATGCTGCAGCTGTCTAAGGGCAGCGGAGAAGAAATGAGT GAGTTCCATGAGACCGAACCGATGCCGATGGAATGGACAGATGAGAAGCACAATTTGTATCTTAAATCCATGGAAGCCTCCTTCATGAACCAGTTACATGATTCTATGAATTTGCTCAGCGAGCGGTTTAAAAACTATAACTTGTCCAATATCGATTCAAGCCTATTACGTAGCAACACTGATTCGCCTTCTGGCCAG TTCAAAGTTCACCAAGACGGCAACTGGAAGAAGCTCAGTTTCAAGAGGCCTGCTGCTGATGTTTCATCTGATGAGCTCCTGGCAAGTCCATGGATTCAACACTTCAGGCCCGTTTCCAAGTTGTCGGGAATGGAACATGACAATGGTCGTAGAATTGCTGCATCCACAGGTCAGGTGAGTGTGAAGGGTGCCATCTCGTCAGCATCAACCAGAATTGTGAAACCGGTTCTTCTTTGTCAGTCTCAATTGCGCCATCAAGCTGTTGGCAGCAACACAG AGGTTTCAGATCAGAACTTTGCCTGCGATGATGGCGAAGAAGAAACCTGA
- the LOC116213032 gene encoding cold-regulated protein 27-like isoform X3 has translation MPMEWTDEKHNLYLKSMEASFMNQLHDSMNLLSERFKNYNLSNIDSSLLRSNTDSPSGQFKVHQDGNWKKLSFKRPAADVSSDELLASPWIQHFRPVSKLSGMEHDNGRRIAASTGQVSVKGAISSASTRIVKPVLLCQSQLRHQAVGSNTEVSDQNFACDDGEEET, from the exons ATGCCGATGGAATGGACAGATGAGAAGCACAATTTGTATCTTAAATCCATGGAAGCCTCCTTCATGAACCAGTTACATGATTCTATGAATTTGCTCAGCGAGCGGTTTAAAAACTATAACTTGTCCAATATCGATTCAAGCCTATTACGTAGCAACACTGATTCGCCTTCTGGCCAG TTCAAAGTTCACCAAGACGGCAACTGGAAGAAGCTCAGTTTCAAGAGGCCTGCTGCTGATGTTTCATCTGATGAGCTCCTGGCAAGTCCATGGATTCAACACTTCAGGCCCGTTTCCAAGTTGTCGGGAATGGAACATGACAATGGTCGTAGAATTGCTGCATCCACAGGTCAGGTGAGTGTGAAGGGTGCCATCTCGTCAGCATCAACCAGAATTGTGAAACCGGTTCTTCTTTGTCAGTCTCAATTGCGCCATCAAGCTGTTGGCAGCAACACAG AGGTTTCAGATCAGAACTTTGCCTGCGATGATGGCGAAGAAGAAACCTGA
- the LOC116213603 gene encoding serine/threonine-protein kinase tricorner isoform X1 yields the protein MDGGNGTVKLGALNLRPDRALDLAAADVGVSSPVTRQKAAAAKQFIENHYKNYYQGLQDRKERRRALQRRAQEDQVSTEEQEEMLRNLERRETEYMRLQRRKVGIDDFEQLTVIGKGAFGEVRLCRAKSTGEVFAMKKLKKSEMLSRGQVEHVRSERNLLAEVDSRYIVQLYYSFQDSEFLYLIMEYLPGGDIMTLLMREDILSEDVARFYIAESILAIHSIHQHSYVHRDIKPDNLILDRNGHLKLSDFGLCKPLDDKYSTILLEEDDLNAQEPMGSSEGPSGVDRLPWMMQKEQLLRWKRNRRQLAYSTVGTLDYMAPEVLLKKGYGMECDWWSLGSILYEMLIGYPPFYSEDPRIACRKIINWKTCLKFPEDAKISPEAKDLICHLLCDVETRLGTGGVEELKAHPWFKGIHWDLLYEMEAAFKPRVNGETDTQNFEKFPDVEDPPSSMPTVGPWRKMLTSKDTNFMGFTFKKSDVLKSLESSGADMKQHGVSRTPSLVSLLDGTAGSWDVNGGANTGKLIKSEVLHSLSPY from the exons ATGGACGGCGGAAATGGAACGGTCAAGCTCGGCGCGCTCAACCTCAGGCCGGATCGGGCCCTTGACTTGGCCGCCGCCGACGTGGGGGTCTCCTCCCCCGTGACCAGGCAGAAGGCCGCCGCCGCCAAGCAGTTTATCGAGAACCACTACAAGAACTACTATCAGGGACTCCAGGATCGCAAGGAGAG ACGTCGAGCACTCCAGAGGAGGGCACAAGAGGATCAGGTATCAACTGAAGAACAGGAGGAGATGTTGAGGAATCTGGAGAGGAGGGAGACCGAGTACATGAGGCTGCAAAGACGTAAAGTTGGAATTGATGACTTCGAACAATTGACAGTGATCGGTAAAGGCGCGTTCGGCGAG GTCAGGTTATGCCGAGCAAAGAGTACTGGAGAGGTTTTTGCCATGAAGAAACTGAAGAAGTCTGAGATGCTCAGTCGTGGACAG GTTGAGCATGTTAGATCTGAAAGGAACTTGCTTGCGGAGGTTGACAGCAGATACATTGTACAACTTTATTATTCATTTCAAGATTCCGAATTCTTATACCTCATTATGGAATATCTTCCGGGTGGTGACATTATGACATTACTTATGAGAGAGGACATTCTCTCTGAAGATGTGGCTCGCTTTTACATAGCTGAGAGCATTCTAGCTATACACTCAATTCATCAACACAGTTATGTGCACAG GGACATAAAGCCAGATAATCTGATACTGGACAGAAATGGACATTTGAAACTTTCAGATTTCGGTTTGTGTAAACCTCTTGATGACAAGTATTCAACAATCCTATTGGAAGAAGATGACTTAAATGCTCAAGAACCTATGGGTTCATCTGAAGGGCCCTCTGGTGTGGATAGATTGCCTTGGATGATGCAAAAGGAACAACTTTTACGATGGAAACGTAACCGGCGCCAACTG GCTTATTCAACCGTTGGCACTCTTGACTACATGGCACCTGAGGTGCTGCTGAAAAAGGGATATGGGATGGAGTGTGATTGGTGGTCCTTGGGGTCTATCCTGTATGAAATGCTTATTGGTTATCCTCCCTTCTATTCTGAGGATCCAAGGATTGCTTGCCGCAAG ATAATTAATTGGAAAACATGCCTCAAGTTCCCTGAAGATGCAAAAATATCCCCCGAGGCTAAGGATCTGATTTGCCACTTGCTTTGTGATGTTGAAACACGGTTGGGGACTGGAGGTGTTGAAGAGTTAAAG GCACATCCATGGTTCAAAGGAATTCACTGGGACCTGCTATATGAGATGGAAGCAGCGTTTAAACCCAGAGTCAACGGAGAGACAGACACACAgaattttgagaaatttcCAGAT GTGGAAGACCCACCATCCTCGATGCCAACTGTTGGACCTTGGAGAAAG ATGTTGACGTCAAAGGACACTAACTTCATGGGGTTCACATTTAAGAAATCAGATGTTCTTAAATCCCTTGAAAGTTCAG GTGCTGACATGAAACAGCACGGAGTTTCGAGGACACCATCTCTTGTATCCTTGTTAG ATGGAACTGCAGGAAGCTGGGATGTCAATGGAGGAGCAAACACGGGGAAGTTGATCAAATCTGAGGTGCTTCATTCACTGAGCCCATATTAA
- the LOC116213603 gene encoding serine/threonine-protein kinase tricorner isoform X2: MDGGNGTVKLGALNLRPDRALDLAAADVGVSSPVTRQKAAAAKQFIENHYKNYYQGLQDRKERRRALQRRAQEDQVSTEEQEEMLRNLERRETEYMRLQRRKVGIDDFEQLTVIGKGAFGEVRLCRAKSTGEVFAMKKLKKSEMLSRGQVEHVRSERNLLAEVDSRYIVQLYYSFQDSEFLYLIMEYLPGGDIMTLLMREDILSEDVARFYIAESILAIHSIHQHSYVHRDIKPDNLILDRNGHLKLSDFGLCKPLDDKYSTILLEEDDLNAQEPMGSSEGPSGVDRLPWMMQKEQLLRWKRNRRQLAYSTVGTLDYMAPEVLLKKGYGMECDWWSLGSILYEMLIGYPPFYSEDPRIACRKIINWKTCLKFPEDAKISPEAKDLICHLLCDVETRLGTGGVEELKAHPWFKGIHWDLLYEMEAAFKPRVNGETDTQNFEKFPDVEDPPSSMPTVGPWRKMLTSKDTNFMGFTFKKSDVLKSLESSGADMKQHGVSRTPSLVSLLGQMELQEAGMSMEEQTRGS; encoded by the exons ATGGACGGCGGAAATGGAACGGTCAAGCTCGGCGCGCTCAACCTCAGGCCGGATCGGGCCCTTGACTTGGCCGCCGCCGACGTGGGGGTCTCCTCCCCCGTGACCAGGCAGAAGGCCGCCGCCGCCAAGCAGTTTATCGAGAACCACTACAAGAACTACTATCAGGGACTCCAGGATCGCAAGGAGAG ACGTCGAGCACTCCAGAGGAGGGCACAAGAGGATCAGGTATCAACTGAAGAACAGGAGGAGATGTTGAGGAATCTGGAGAGGAGGGAGACCGAGTACATGAGGCTGCAAAGACGTAAAGTTGGAATTGATGACTTCGAACAATTGACAGTGATCGGTAAAGGCGCGTTCGGCGAG GTCAGGTTATGCCGAGCAAAGAGTACTGGAGAGGTTTTTGCCATGAAGAAACTGAAGAAGTCTGAGATGCTCAGTCGTGGACAG GTTGAGCATGTTAGATCTGAAAGGAACTTGCTTGCGGAGGTTGACAGCAGATACATTGTACAACTTTATTATTCATTTCAAGATTCCGAATTCTTATACCTCATTATGGAATATCTTCCGGGTGGTGACATTATGACATTACTTATGAGAGAGGACATTCTCTCTGAAGATGTGGCTCGCTTTTACATAGCTGAGAGCATTCTAGCTATACACTCAATTCATCAACACAGTTATGTGCACAG GGACATAAAGCCAGATAATCTGATACTGGACAGAAATGGACATTTGAAACTTTCAGATTTCGGTTTGTGTAAACCTCTTGATGACAAGTATTCAACAATCCTATTGGAAGAAGATGACTTAAATGCTCAAGAACCTATGGGTTCATCTGAAGGGCCCTCTGGTGTGGATAGATTGCCTTGGATGATGCAAAAGGAACAACTTTTACGATGGAAACGTAACCGGCGCCAACTG GCTTATTCAACCGTTGGCACTCTTGACTACATGGCACCTGAGGTGCTGCTGAAAAAGGGATATGGGATGGAGTGTGATTGGTGGTCCTTGGGGTCTATCCTGTATGAAATGCTTATTGGTTATCCTCCCTTCTATTCTGAGGATCCAAGGATTGCTTGCCGCAAG ATAATTAATTGGAAAACATGCCTCAAGTTCCCTGAAGATGCAAAAATATCCCCCGAGGCTAAGGATCTGATTTGCCACTTGCTTTGTGATGTTGAAACACGGTTGGGGACTGGAGGTGTTGAAGAGTTAAAG GCACATCCATGGTTCAAAGGAATTCACTGGGACCTGCTATATGAGATGGAAGCAGCGTTTAAACCCAGAGTCAACGGAGAGACAGACACACAgaattttgagaaatttcCAGAT GTGGAAGACCCACCATCCTCGATGCCAACTGTTGGACCTTGGAGAAAG ATGTTGACGTCAAAGGACACTAACTTCATGGGGTTCACATTTAAGAAATCAGATGTTCTTAAATCCCTTGAAAGTTCAG GTGCTGACATGAAACAGCACGGAGTTTCGAGGACACCATCTCTTGTATCCTTGTTAG GACAGATGGAACTGCAGGAAGCTGGGATGTCAATGGAGGAGCAAACACGGGGAAGTTGA
- the LOC116213604 gene encoding protein DCL homolog, chloroplastic, giving the protein MVALTDMVTASSSSQLVHQPFRSRNSTQFSHPVLCFSFHASSHSLPRLSAVRTGSDGGRVGSREAYGSELIRRPIVKELGGTSDEVEEIEAKRNLSEGEEEEEEEEEEEEEEKEEEGVDWEEKILEETVPLVGFVRMILHSGRYESGERLRPEHERTVLEKLLPYHPESEKKIGSGIDYITVGYHPDFESSRCLFIVRTDGQLVDFSYWKCIKGLIRKKYPLYADSFILRHFRRRNRNNGR; this is encoded by the exons ATGGTCGCACTTACAGATATGGTTACCGCCTCCAGCTCGTCGCAGCTTGTCCACCAGCCTTTCAGGAGCCGTAATTCGACGCAGTTCTCGCATCCGGTGCTTTGCTTCTCCTTCCACGCGAGCTCGCACTCGCTCCCGCGCCTCAGTGCGGTGAGGACCGGGTCGGACGGCGGTAGGGTCGGGAGCCGGGAAGCGTACGGCTCCGAGCTGATCAGGAGGCCGATTGTGAAGGAATTGGGTGGCACTTCGGATGAGGTTGAGGAGATTGAAGCGAAGAGGAACTTGAGCgagggagaggaagaagaggaagaagaagaagaagaggaagaggaagaaaaggaagaagaaggggtTGATTGGGAGGAGAAGATATTGGAGGAGACTGTGCCCCTGGTGGGGTTTGTTAGGATGATTCTGCACTCCGGGAG GTATGAAAGTGGAGAACGATTAAGACCAGAACACGAGAGGACCGTTCTTGAGAAATTACTTCCGTATCATCCCGAGTCTGAAAAGAAGATTGGGTCTGGCATTGACTATATCACG GTTGGGTACCATCCCGATTTTGAAAGTTCGAGGTGCTTGTTCATTGTTCGTACTGATGGGCAGTTAGTTGACTTCTCTTACTGGAAGTGCATAAAGGGGCTCATCAGGAAGAAGTATCCTTTGTATGCCGACAGCTTTATACTTAGGCATTTTCGGAGGCGGAATCGCAACAATGGAAGATAG